DNA from Halogeometricum sp. S1BR25-6:
GGAGAAGGCGCCGAAGAACGCCTCGGCGGCGTCCTCGCCCTCGGCCCACTCGTACTCTGCGTCGCTCACTTTCGTCTGGGAGACGCGGACGCCGACGACGAACCCCTCGGGCAGTTCCTCGGCGACGGCCTCGACGACGCTCGCGGGGTAGCGAGCGCGCGCCGCCGGGTCGCCGCCGTACTCGTCGTCGCGGCGGTTCGCGTCCGCCGCGAGGAACTCGTTGAGCAGGTAGCCGTTCGCGGCGTGTATCTCCACGCCTTCGAAGCCCGCCTTTCGGGCGTTCTTCGCCGCCTCGACGAACCCCTCGCGGGCGTCGTCGAGTTGCTCTTTCGTCGCCCTGTTCGGGACGTAGTACTCCCCGCTCCCGCCGTACGCCTCGGCCATCTCACCCTCGGGTTGGACGTCGGAGGGGGCGATGGTCTCGCCGTCGTCGACATGCGGGTTGCCCTGCGCCTGCGCGCCGGCGTGCATCAACTGCGCGAAGATGGGTGCGTCGGCGTCGTGAACGGCGTCGACGACGCCGCGCCACGCCTCGACCTGTTCGTCAGTGACGAGTCCGGGTTGGTTCAGGTAGCCCTGACTGTAGGCGTCGTCGGTGTAGGTACCCTCGGTGATGAGAAAGGAGAACCCCCCGTCGGCGAACTTCGAGTAGTAGCGGGCCATCTCGTCGGTCGCGCGGCCGTCGTCCGTCGCGCTGACCCGCGTCATCGGCGCGAGGCCGACGCGGCCGTCCAGTTCGAGGTCGTTCAGCGTCACGGGGTCGAAGAGCGTGTCCGAGTCGGTCATCGGGCGTGATTGCGTCCGGACGCTGAAGAACGGGCGGCGGACGTGTCGCGCCCGCGCACAGTACGTGTGCTACCGAGGGTCGTACGAGCCTCGAATCCGGTTCGACGGACGAGGACGGCGGACTACGAGAACTTCCGGACCGTCATATCCAGGGTATCTAAATCGAGGATGGGCGCGTAGCCCGCGTCGGGGTCGATGTTGACGGACTTCTGGAAGTCGGTCTGGGCCTGCCAGCACCCGGAGTTGACGGCGAGGACGTTGTGGTACTTCCCCCAACCGAGTTTGTGGACGTGGCCCGTGTGGAACACGTCGGGCACCTCCTCCATGACGAGGTAGTCCTTCTCCTCGGGGGCGAGGCGGGTGTGACCGCCGTACTGCGGGGCGACGTGGCGCTTTTTCAACAACTGATACATCGCCTTGTGGGGTTCGTCGTAACTGGCCGACTCCGCCGGGAGTTCGGCGATGACCTCGTCCAAGGAGACGCCGTGGTACATGAGCACCTTCACGCCCTCCAGCGTCACCGTCGAGGGGTTGCTCGTGATGCGCGCGTCGTGGACGGACATGATGTCGCGGAGGTTCTCGTCGAACCCGGGTTGGGGTTCGGCGAGGCGGACGGCGTCGTGGTTCCCCGGAATCATCACTATCTCGATATCCCCCGGAACCTCCTTCAGGTGCTCGGAGAACTGCTCGTACTGGTCGTAGATGTCGACGATGTCCAACTCCTCGTCCTGGTTCGGGTAGACGCCGACACCCTCCACCATGTCGCCTGCAATGAGGAGATACTCCACGTGCTCGGCCTCCTCGGTGTGGAGCCACGAGGTGAACCGCTGCCACGCCTCGGTCATGAACTCCTGGCTCCCGACGTGCACGTCGGAGATGAGCGCCGCCTGCACGTGTCTGTCGGCGGTGCTCGGTTTGTACGTCCGCGGCACGTCCGGGGAGTGCATCGAGTCGACGAACATGATGCCCGCGTCGTCGGCCAGGGTGCCCTCGACGGCGATGCACTCGTCCAAGAGGAGTTCGTCCACCGCCGCGGCGAACTCGCGGTCCTTCATCACGAGACAGGGGAACGTCCCCGTCGTATCCTCCAGTTCGACCAGCCAGTGACCGCTGGCCGTCGACCGGATGTCGTTGACGAGGCCGACCATCGCCGCGTCGCTGCCGCCGGACATCGACTGGATGGCCTCGGCGGGCCGGTGGTTCACCCGGCCGCGGAGCTGTCGGGAGAGTTTCTCGTAGCGGTCCTTGAACACCTTCACGAAGTCGCCGTACTCGCCCGTCCCGGTGCTCTGTCCGGTCATGTCGTTGGCGACGTCGAGCGACCGGAGCGACGTGTCCTGACTACGTCCGGGCCAGTTCCCCTCTGTTTCGGGTGCAGCCGATTTCGATCCGGTCGAGTCTCCGTCGTCCGTTTCTCCACTCGAAGCAAAGGGGTCTGGAGCGGGGGCGGAATCGGGAGAATCGGCGTCATCCGCGGGTCGCTCCGCCGCCGCGCCGCCGTCCGTCGTCGTCGGGTCGGGCGTCGCGGAGTTGGTAGACGCGGAGTCGGTGGGCGCGGAGTCGGCCGCTGTCGAATCGGCAGGCGTCTTCGAGTCGGCCGCCGCGGGGTCGGAGACGGGGGCGTCCGTCGCGTTCGGACCGGCGTCGAGCACCGCGCGGACGTCCTCGGCGGTGACGCGGAAGGCGTCGGGGCCGGCGCGTTCGACGGCGCGCGCGAGCGTCGTTCCGGGGTCGGCGGCGCCCGCGATGAGCGTCACGGCCTCCCGTTCGGCGTTGTAACCGTGGCGCGCGAGTTCGCGAACGATGCGGGCCGGCGTCTCCAGAGGCACACCGGTCGAACGGCGACGTCGGAGAAAAGCGTACTGAAAATCCGGGACCGAATCCCAGAACGTTGAAACTTGACGGCGGAGAACGCAGGGGTAGATGAACGACGACCAGGGCGATACGGGCGTTCCCGACGACGCGCCTCGCCCGAACCCCGACGCGTCGAGTGCCGAGTCGTCGGACTCGCCCCTCCATCGACTGTTGAACGCCCAGGACGGTCCCCTTCTGTTCGTCCGCGAACTGCTGGTGAGCGTCTCCGCCGTCCTCGTTCTCGGCCTCCTCCTGTTCGCCATCGCCGGCGTCTGGCCGCCGATGGTCGCCGTCGAGAGCGGAAGCATGGAACCGCACATGCACCGCGGCGACCTCGTGTTCATCACCGAACCCGACCGCTTCAGTCCCGACTACGCGCTCGAGGACACCGGCGTCGTCACCGTCGACGTCGGCAGCGGGGAGGGTTACCAGTCGTTCGGCGGGGCCGGGTCCGTCGTCGTCTACGACCCGCCCTCGAGGGTCGGGTCGCCCATCATCCACCGAGCACACTTCTACGTCGAAGAGGGCGAGAACTGGTACGACAGGGCGAACCCCGAGTACGTCTCCGCCGACGATTGCGAGGAGTTGGCCTACTGCCCCGCGCCGCACGCCGGGTTCATCACCAAGGGCGACGCGAACGCGCGGTACGACCAAGCCAGCCGCATCGCCGAACCGGTCCGCGCGGAGTGGATACAGGGAATCGCGAGACTCCGCGTCCCCTTCCTCGGATACGTTCGACTCCAACTGGCGGGAGCGATACTCCCGACGCCCGGGGTCGCCGAGGCGGAGGGTTCGACGGTCGTGAGCGCGGAGGCGAATACGAATGCGAACGCGGACGTGGACACGAGTGTAAGCGCGAACGCGACGACGGCGGACTCGATTCCGACGAGCGGACCCCCCGGTTTCGACTCCACGAACAGAGCCGCGGGCGCCGCGTAGAGGCGGCTACGAGACGGGACGGGAGCGTTTCGACTCGAACAGAAGGGGTCGAGAGAAGAGGCGAGGAGCGGAGAGAAATCGAGAAGGGGAGGCGTCGCTCAGTTGTCGAAGCGCGCCTGGACGAACGGTTGCGCGTTCTCGATGTCGCCGAGTCGGGAGTCCGAGAGGAGAACCGCCTCCGTCTCGTCGATGGGGACCGACAGCGAAATCTCCTTGGTGCGGCCGTAGCGGCCCTTCGAGACGACGACGGCGTTGACGATGCCGAGCATGTCGAGTTCGGAGATGAGGTCGGTGACGCGCCGTTGGGTGAGGATATCAGCGTCTATCTCCTCGCAGAGGCGCTTGTAGATGTTGAACACCTCGCCCGTGTTGATGTTGTGGACGCCGTTCTTCTCCAGGAGGATGATGGCGAAGAGGACGATTTTGGACTGGGTGGGAAGGGTGCGGACGACTTCGACCACTCTGTCGAGTTCGATCTTGTCCTGCGCCTGCCGGACGTGCGCCTCCTCGACTGTGTCGGCCTGTCCGCGTTCGGCCAGTTCGCCCGCGGTCCTGAGAAGGTCGAGTGCGCGGCGGGCGTCGCCGTGTTCCTGCGCGGCGAAGGCCGCACAGAGGGGAATCACGTCGTCGGTGAGTGCCCCCTCTTTGAACGCCACGTCGGCGCGGTGCTGGAGGATGTCGCGCAGTTGGTTCGCGTCGTAGGGCGGGAAGACGATCTCCTCTTCGCCCAGACTCGATTTGACCCGCGGGTCCAGAAAGTCGGTGAACTTCAGGTCGTTCGAGATGCCCATGATGGAGATGCGCGAGTTGTCCAACTCGGAGTTCATCCGTGAGAGGTTGTACAGCGTGTCGTCGCCGGACTTCTCGACGAGTTTGTCTATCTCGTCGAGCATGATGACGACGACGCGTTCGTTGTAGTCGACGGCGTCGAAGAACGTCGAGTAGACGCGGTCGGTCGGCCACCCCGTCATCGGCACCGTCTCCATCTCCTCGCGGTCGGTCTCCAACTGGTCGATTTGCTCCTCGACGGCGTCGAGCGAGTCGAACTCGGTATCAGAGAGCGGGTTCGGGGCGTCTCCCGCACGTGCGCGGAGGTCTTCGAGGCGGTCGAGTTCGTTCTCTATCACAGTGAAGTTCTTCTCGATGAACTTGTTCGCCAACTGCGCGAGGACGCGGTACTGGGTGTCCGTCACCTCGCAGTTGATGTACTCCACCTCGCAGGGGACGTCGTACTTCTGGGAGGTCGATTCGAGTTCCTGGCTCACGAACTTCGCGCTGGCCGTCTTTCCCGTCCCGGTCTTTCCGTAGATGAGGATGTTCGACGGCGTCTCCCCGCGGAGCGCCGAGACCAGAATCGTCGCCATCTGGTTGATCTGTTCCGTGCGGTGGGGGAGTTCGTGCGGGGTGTAGGAGGGTCGGAGTACCTCCTTGTTCTCGAAGATGGGTTCCCCCGAGAGCAGGTCGTCGAACAGGCCGCGACTGTCGCCGTCGTCCTCCTCGAGAACGACTTCGTCGAGGCTCACGTCGGTGTCCGTCTCGTCGCCCGCCGCACTTCCCGTCCCGTCGGTGTCACCGAGGGTCGCGTCCCCCACGTCCGCGCCGTCGACGTCCGGCCCGTCGGCGCCGGAAACGTCGGCTGTCGACCCGTTCGGACCGATGCTCTCGCGGATATCGATATCCTCGGCCGTGACCTCGTCAGCGGCACCGTCGGCGGTACCGTCGGAGGCCTCGGCGGTAGCACCGTCGGACGCTCCGGCGACGGTTCCGTCGGCACTCCGCTCGGCGCCGGTTCGCGCCTCGTCCTCTTCGTGGTCACCGCCACCAGCGGAGTCGACGTCGGCGTCCGCGTTCGGGTCCGCATCCGCGCCCGTGGCCTCCGAACTCTCTTCGGCGGGTCGGCCGTCGCCCCCGGTGGCGGCCGTCGCGTCGCCCTCCGACCGGTCCGCCGAATCCGACGCCTCGTCCTCGTCTCGTGTCGGTGTGTCGTCATTCATACGTGGATAACCCCCTCATTTCGACTGGAAACCGCTCCGAAAACGGGTCGAAGCGGGCCGAACGCCGTGGTATCCGCGGCGTTCGACCTCAGAACCGAAAGCGGAGCGTCCAGATGATGCAGACGAACCAGACGAAGACGTGCTACAAAAAAGTTGTCTATCCGTCGCACGGTTGCGAGACGAAGAACGAGAAGCGGCCCGTTCTCTTCTAGTTGTAATAGGTCGATGGTATCGATACTAGTTGACGGTCGACCGGAAGCGAAGGGGTCGCGGTCGCAAAACGGGGGCGTTTCCGGTGAATCGAATCGGCAGAGATCGCCTGTAGAGCCCGTGGGCGGGAGTTACGGTCGAAAAGAGAGGTCGTAGACCCGAAACAGGGGCGGGGTCACCCTCCCCCACCCCTTCGTTTCAGGTGGAACGCCACGAAGGCGGGGGGAGGGGTCCGCGGGCAGTCTGTAAAACCGGTGATTTTACTATACTACACTAGAAACAATACCCGTAGTAGAGAGAAAGGAAATAGTTACACTAGCTTTCTATACGTACTAAACTAGGTAGACGGCCGTCACGGGGTGCAGGGGGTGGGGGTCTCGGCGAGTTCCACTCGAAACGAAGGGGTGGGGGTTGAGGTCACCGGGGGGAACGAACGGGATGTCGGTCACCCGAGCGATTCGCCGGCGTATTCGTACCCCCTGTTCGGCGAAGCCAGCGGTTGCGAGCCTCTTCCTTCCGTCAAGTCGTCCTGCCCGTTCGACTCGACTTGAAACGGAGGGGGTGGCCGGATGTCGGAAGGCCGCCGGTCGGTTGAGCCCGGAAGCGAGGAGACTGTCACTCGGTGGACTTCATCTACTACCTTCCCCGTCCTGTCACGACAACCGTGACAAACCACCACACTATATCTCTTCCGAGTATATCTCCAATTCAGATATTTCTCCGTCGGAACGCCACTCAGTCGGTCGGTTTCGTCCGGCCGCCTACCCGGTCGTTAATCGGGTCTCGGCCGGATAAAGCGGACGTGAACGTGACCGGTGTCTGACGTAGTACTTAAGTAAGCGCAGAAATGTGGTACCTGCATACGCCCCTCCACGACGGATTCGGGAGGTGCGGGAGGACAGGATGGGACTGCTTACAGGATTACGAGACAGCATCTCACGGGTCGTCGACCGGATGTTCTCGGACGCAGAGCCGAGACGAATCGGCATCTACGGACCGCCGAACGCCGGGAAGACGACTCTCGCAAACCGTATCGCCCGAGATTGGACCGGTGACGCCGTCGGTCCCGAGAGCCACGTCCCTCACGAGACGCGCCGCGCGCGTAGGAAGGAGAACGTGGAGATAGAACGCAACGGGAGGAAGGTCACCATCGACATCGTCGACACGCCGGGCGTGACGACCAAAGTCGACTACAAGGAGTTCCTCGAACACGACATGGAGAAGGACGACGCCGTCCGCCGGTCCCGCGAGGCCACCGAGGGCGTCGCCGAGGCCATGCACTGGCTTCGCGAGGACGTCGACGGCGTCGTCTACGTGCTCGACAGCACCGAGGACCCGTTCACGCAGGTCAACACGATGCTCATCGGCATCATCGAGAGTCAGGACCTCCCCGTCCTCATCTTCGCGAACAAGACCGACTTGGAGGACTCGAACGTCCAGCGGATCTCGAACGCGTTCCCGCAGCACGAGACGGTGCCGCTCTCCGCGCTGGAAGGTAACAATATGGACGAAGTATACGACAAGATAGCGGAATACTTCGGGTGAGTATCATGCCTGAAGTCACACCCGGCGACGACGGGGTGCAGATCGACCTCATCAGCGGAGCCCGCATGGAAGGGCTCGCGAGCATGGAGAAGATCCGTCTCATCCTCGACGGCGTCCGCGACGGCAACATCGTCATTCTGGAGGAGGGACTCTCACCCGACGAGGAGTCGAAGCTCATCGAAGTCACGATGACGGAGATAAGCCCCGACGAGTTCAACGGCATCGAAATCGAGACGTACCCGCAGTCCCAAGGCGGACAGGGGTTCCTCGGCCGACTGATGGGCAAAGAGGAGACGAAGAAGCTGACCGTCATCGGCCCGGCGAACCAGATTCAGACGCTGCACAAAGACGAGAACCTCATCAGCGCCCTCGTCTCCCGGAAGTAACGCGGCGCCGCGCAACGCCACCCCGCACCGAACGCGGACCACCGACCCAACCCACACCAGACCACGAGAACGGACACACATGCCCCACCAATGTACGAACTGCGGGAGGGTGTTCGCCGACGGCTCGAAGGAGATGCTGTCGGGATGCCCTAACTGCGGCGGCAACAAGTTCCAGTTCAGCCCCTCGAAGGGCGGACGCGACGACGACGCCGAAACGACCGACCGCCGAGAGGCGTCGCCGTCCGACGGACCGCCGCCGTCAGATTCGACGCCGCCGTCCAATGCGACATCGCCGTCGGGCGGCACGTCGCCCGATTCGGCACCGTCGTCGGACTCCGCACCGTCGTCGGGCCGGACCGCGGACGCAGACACGAACGCAAACGCGACCAACGCCGACGCCGCGGACGAGACGTCCGGGTCGAACACGTGGCGGCGCGCCGCCTCCCGGGCGGCCGAGACGGCGGACGACCGACCCGACCCCACCCGTGAAACAGAGACCCGGTCGGACCGCCCCAACGACGTCGATGCCGCCCGGCGCCGCGGACAGTCCCTCCGCGAGTGGGCGAACTCCCGCGGTTTCGCCAGCGAAGTCGAAGACGAGACGGACGAGACCACCCTCCGCGAAAACCGCCGGCGGACCGGCGACGCGCAGCGCCGTCCCCCGGAGCGTCGGTCGTCGACGGAGGCCGAAACAGAACCCGAAACGGAGGCGAGGACGGACGACGCGCCGCCTTCGTCCGCGGAACGCCAACCCGACTCCGCAGACCGGGCCGACAGCCCATCCGAACCGACGGAGGCGACGAACCAGAGCCCGAACCCATCGACCGGTCGCACCGCTCCCGACGAGGAAGCCGAAGACGACGCGCAGGCGAGCGCCCGGTCCGACGTCGTCTCGCCCGACGAGATTCGCGCCGCCTCCGAGGCCGACCGACCGACGGACGCGAACGGGCGCGTCATCGAACCGCAGAGCGACGACCGACCCGACCTCGACGAACTCCGCGAGGAGTTGAACGAGCAGTTCGAGAGCATCAAAATCGTCGCCCCCGGCGAGTACGAACTCAACCTGATGGAACTGTACGACCGTCCCGAGTACATCATCTCGCTGCGCGAGGACGGCCGCTACGTCATCGAAGTCCCCGACACGTGGGGGCCCCGCGACGACGACCGCTGACGAGCGTCCCGTTCGCTCTCCACTTCGCTGCCGCTTCTCGCACCGGTCTCTCTTCCACCTCACCGGCGGTCTCACCCGCTCGTCCCGAATCACCCGTTCGGCCCGAGTTTGTCCCGAAATTCGCTCCCGCCCGCCCCGAACCCCTTCGTTTCCGGTCGAACTCCCCGCTCGCCGGTCTCCATTGAGTCTCCGACCGGGCCGGTACCGGTCCTATCCGCCGGTTGGTGAACGGCTACACGGAGTTCGTCCGACTCTCCGACGTGTCCTCGTCGCTCCAGCGTCGCGCCCACGATGCGCTCATGCGCTTTCCCGCGCTGTTGGCCCGACTCGGCCTCGTCGACCGCGAGAAGGGGTCGCGGGCGTTCGACCTCGCGGTGCCTGTGATGGTCACCGGCGGGATGCGGACGCTGCTCAGAATCGCCGACTTCCTGATGGTGAGCATCGCCTTGGGCGAGTCCGCCGTCGCGGGCCTCGAACTCGGATTCCAGTACTACTTCATCCCGTTCGGCCTCGCTCTCGCGCTGACCAGCGGCACCATCAGCGTCGTCTCGCGGTTCGTCGGCGCGGAGGACTACGACGCGGCCGACTTCGCCGTCAAGCAGTCGCTGTGGCTGGCCCTGCTCGTCTCGCTCCCCATCACCGCCGCCGGGTGGACGTACGCGAGGCCGCTGGTCGACCTGCTGACGAACGACCCGGCCGCGATACGACTCGGGAGCGCGTACCTCCGCATCGTCATGCTCTCGGTCGCCTTCCGCTTCTGGAGCATGATCGCCGCCCGCGCCCTCGCCGGCGTCGGCGACACGCGGACGCCGATGTACGTCCGCGTCCTCACCGTGCCGACGAACGTCGTGCTCAACGCCGTCCTCATCTTCGGGCTACTCGGCGCGCCGCGTCTCGGCGTCGAAGGGGCCGCCTGGGGGACCGTCGCCGCCAACGGCCTGAGCGCGGTCATCTTCTTCGCGCTTCTCGTCTCCGGGCGACGCGAAATCGCGCTCCGTCTGGGTGGCAAACAGTGGGACTGGGGCATCGCGGCCGAAATCGTTCGCGTCGGGCTTCCGCTCGCGGGAACTCGCCTCTCGCGGACGTTCGGGCGCTTCCCGTTCCTGTTCGTCCTCGGCGTCCTCGGCACCGACGTGGTCGCGGCGTACGCCATCGGTCGCCGCGTGATGCTCTTGGCGCTCATGCCCGCGTGGGGGTACTCCACCGCCGCCTCGACGCTCGTCGGACAGGCCGTCGGCGGCGGTGACGAGGCCGAGGCGACGGCGTTCGGCTGGCAGACGCTCCGCATCGCCTTGGTGACGCAACTGCTCGTCGCGGCCGTGCTGTTCGCCGGGGCCGAGTGGCTGGCGCAGTTGTTCCGCGCGGGCGACGTGGCCCTCACCGCGACGTTCGTGCGCGTGTTCGGTCTCGGGGTCGCCGGGTTCAGCGTCTCGCGGACGATGCGTGGCGCCCTCCGCGGCGCGGGCGACACGCGCTGGCCGTTCTACGGCGCGCTCCTCGGTACGTACGTCGTCCGCCTCCCTATCGCCGCGGCGGCCCTCCCGGTCGGGTTCGGCCTCACGCTGCTCGGAGTCACGTTCGCCCCCGGTCTCGGCTGGGGGCTGCCGGCCGTCTACGCGGCCATCGTCGCGGACATGTACGCCCGCGGCGTCGTCAACGCCGCGCGCTACCACAGCGGGAAGTGGCTCCGAGTCGCGCGGGAGTCGAACGTCGGGTCGGCGTCGGACTGACCGCCGCCGAACCCCCTCTCGCTCTCCTCGTCCTCGCCTCTCCGTCCTCTCTCCTCCGCTCGCCGGTACCGAACGAGACCACGTTAGCCGATATTGAAGCCTTTAAGCGCCAGCGCTCTCAGCGTGACACCATGAGCCAAGCGACGAAGATCGTCATCGGTACAGTCGGCATCTCCGGGGTTCTCGCCATCGCGCTTCTCGCTATCCTCGCGTTCGGATAGCGGAGACGGCCATCGAGCACGCCGAGCGTGTCGAGCGCGCCCGCCGGACGCGGCCGAGCGCACTCCTGAAGGGTTCGGGGCTCGAACGAGGACCATGTTCGAATCTCGCGACCTCGCCGAGGACGTGGCCGCCGTCCGCGACGAACACGCTCCGGACTCGCTCGTCCTCTCGGCCGACGCCGACTTCGAGACGATTCCGCCGGCCGCCGCGGAGGACCTCGGCCTCGTCACCGACTCGCTCGACCCGAAATCCTACCCCGCCGAGTGGCTCCCGGACGACGCGCCGGCGCTGCTCGTCCGCTACGCCGGCCGCGATTTCACCATCGGGATGCCCGGCGACGGCACCGTCGTCTGGACGCGGCAGACCGTCCCGCCGGCCGTCATCGCAAAAAAGCGCGCCGAGGGGACGCCGACCGACTTCCTCGATTTCCTGTTCGCGGAGGCGTTCGTCCAACTGGGCACCGACGCGCCCGAGCACTTCCTCCCCTTCTTCGGCGAGCACTACCGCGAACTCGACACCGCCGTCCCCCTCCCCCCGAACGACGTCTATCAGATCGCCGCGGCGCTGTACGAGGCGTGGCTGGGTCTTCAGACCCGGGACGCCTTCGCCTCCTGGGAGGAGCGACACCCCCGACTGCACGACGCGTGGGTCGACGCCGGCGAGCGGTTGACCGGCCGCCTCGACACCCTCCCCCGCGCCGTCGCTCGCGGGGGCACCTCCTTCGCGGAGGCGACCGAGTACGCCTGCTCGGCCGTCAAGCACGGCCTCGACCTGCCCGCGCCGTTCGCCGCCCTCGACACCGCGGCGTACGTCGAGTACGGTCCGAGCTACGGCGTCCGCTGGGCGACGAAAACGTTCGAGCGGCTGGACGAGGGGGACGGAGAGACCGTCGAGGAGTGACGCGCCGCCTCGTCACGGCCGCTCTCGTCACAGTCGCTCCCGTCGCGACCGTTCCCCGCGCTCGCCGCGTCCGCCTCAGAACTCGCAGCTGACGCCGCCGTCGACGTCGAGTTCGACGACGCCCTCGAACAGGTCGCGGAAGCGCTCGATGGTCTCCTCGTCGTGCACCTCGTTCGAGAGGTGGAACAGGCCCACGGCGTCGTGTTCGTCCAGCAGGTCGAGCAGTCGCTCCGTGGCCTCGAAGGCGCCGTCGACGTCGGCGTAGTACGCCATCTCCGTCACGGAGTCGACGCTGACGCGGAGTTTCCCCTCGTGGGATTCGAGGAAGTTCCGCGTCTGTTCGACGATGCCGTCCAGGTCGTCGGGCGAGGAGACGTAGTGGACGTTCTCGGAACTCCGTCGGGAGTAGCCGCGTTCGACCGAGAGCGTGTCGAGAATGACCGCGCGGGACTCATCGACGTCGTAGTGTTCGAGCTTCTGCTCTACCTCGCGGGCCGTCGTCCGGGTGGAGACGACGAGGAAGTGGTCGGTGTCGGTTTTCAGGAAGCCGGTGTCGATACGGTCCGTCTCGCCGATGCTCGGATGCAGGAGAAGAATGCCTGTGCCACCCGGAATCGTCTCCGGGGCGTTCTCGATGGCGAGGGTGTAATCCATGTCCGAAACTCCGACCGAGCGACCTTAAGACTGCGGGTCAGTCTCCCTCCCATCCGTCGATTCCCGGACGGAGAAGCCGTCCGGAGAACCGCCGTGAATCCTCGCGCCGCCCGACGCGCGCCGCCTCAAAAAACGGTGTCGGCCGTCGCGGCGCCGATGACGCTGAACACCGCGCCGATGCTCGTCGCCTTCAGCGTCGTCACCAACATCTCCCGCTGGAACCCGAGAAACGTGGTCCCGTCGCTGGCGGCCATGTCACTGAGGAACGTCCCCGGCGCGTCGAA
Protein-coding regions in this window:
- a CDS encoding DNA-directed DNA polymerase II small subunit; amino-acid sequence: MPLETPARIVRELARHGYNAEREAVTLIAGAADPGTTLARAVERAGPDAFRVTAEDVRAVLDAGPNATDAPVSDPAAADSKTPADSTAADSAPTDSASTNSATPDPTTTDGGAAAERPADDADSPDSAPAPDPFASSGETDDGDSTGSKSAAPETEGNWPGRSQDTSLRSLDVANDMTGQSTGTGEYGDFVKVFKDRYEKLSRQLRGRVNHRPAEAIQSMSGGSDAAMVGLVNDIRSTASGHWLVELEDTTGTFPCLVMKDREFAAAVDELLLDECIAVEGTLADDAGIMFVDSMHSPDVPRTYKPSTADRHVQAALISDVHVGSQEFMTEAWQRFTSWLHTEEAEHVEYLLIAGDMVEGVGVYPNQDEELDIVDIYDQYEQFSEHLKEVPGDIEIVMIPGNHDAVRLAEPQPGFDENLRDIMSVHDARITSNPSTVTLEGVKVLMYHGVSLDEVIAELPAESASYDEPHKAMYQLLKKRHVAPQYGGHTRLAPEEKDYLVMEEVPDVFHTGHVHKLGWGKYHNVLAVNSGCWQAQTDFQKSVNIDPDAGYAPILDLDTLDMTVRKFS
- a CDS encoding S26 family signal peptidase is translated as MNDDQGDTGVPDDAPRPNPDASSAESSDSPLHRLLNAQDGPLLFVRELLVSVSAVLVLGLLLFAIAGVWPPMVAVESGSMEPHMHRGDLVFITEPDRFSPDYALEDTGVVTVDVGSGEGYQSFGGAGSVVVYDPPSRVGSPIIHRAHFYVEEGENWYDRANPEYVSADDCEELAYCPAPHAGFITKGDANARYDQASRIAEPVRAEWIQGIARLRVPFLGYVRLQLAGAILPTPGVAEAEGSTVVSAEANTNANADVDTSVSANATTADSIPTSGPPGFDSTNRAAGAA
- a CDS encoding DUF2073 domain-containing protein, which produces MPEVTPGDDGVQIDLISGARMEGLASMEKIRLILDGVRDGNIVILEEGLSPDEESKLIEVTMTEISPDEFNGIEIETYPQSQGGQGFLGRLMGKEETKKLTVIGPANQIQTLHKDENLISALVSRK
- a CDS encoding Era-like GTP-binding protein, whose protein sequence is MGLLTGLRDSISRVVDRMFSDAEPRRIGIYGPPNAGKTTLANRIARDWTGDAVGPESHVPHETRRARRKENVEIERNGRKVTIDIVDTPGVTTKVDYKEFLEHDMEKDDAVRRSREATEGVAEAMHWLREDVDGVVYVLDSTEDPFTQVNTMLIGIIESQDLPVLIFANKTDLEDSNVQRISNAFPQHETVPLSALEGNNMDEVYDKIAEYFG
- a CDS encoding Cdc6/Cdc18 family protein gives rise to the protein MNDDTPTRDEDEASDSADRSEGDATAATGGDGRPAEESSEATGADADPNADADVDSAGGGDHEEDEARTGAERSADGTVAGASDGATAEASDGTADGAADEVTAEDIDIRESIGPNGSTADVSGADGPDVDGADVGDATLGDTDGTGSAAGDETDTDVSLDEVVLEEDDGDSRGLFDDLLSGEPIFENKEVLRPSYTPHELPHRTEQINQMATILVSALRGETPSNILIYGKTGTGKTASAKFVSQELESTSQKYDVPCEVEYINCEVTDTQYRVLAQLANKFIEKNFTVIENELDRLEDLRARAGDAPNPLSDTEFDSLDAVEEQIDQLETDREEMETVPMTGWPTDRVYSTFFDAVDYNERVVVIMLDEIDKLVEKSGDDTLYNLSRMNSELDNSRISIMGISNDLKFTDFLDPRVKSSLGEEEIVFPPYDANQLRDILQHRADVAFKEGALTDDVIPLCAAFAAQEHGDARRALDLLRTAGELAERGQADTVEEAHVRQAQDKIELDRVVEVVRTLPTQSKIVLFAIILLEKNGVHNINTGEVFNIYKRLCEEIDADILTQRRVTDLISELDMLGIVNAVVVSKGRYGRTKEISLSVPIDETEAVLLSDSRLGDIENAQPFVQARFDN
- a CDS encoding OapC/ArvC family zinc-ribbon domain-containing protein; the protein is MPHQCTNCGRVFADGSKEMLSGCPNCGGNKFQFSPSKGGRDDDAETTDRREASPSDGPPPSDSTPPSNATSPSGGTSPDSAPSSDSAPSSGRTADADTNANATNADAADETSGSNTWRRAASRAAETADDRPDPTRETETRSDRPNDVDAARRRGQSLREWANSRGFASEVEDETDETTLRENRRRTGDAQRRPPERRSSTEAETEPETEARTDDAPPSSAERQPDSADRADSPSEPTEATNQSPNPSTGRTAPDEEAEDDAQASARSDVVSPDEIRAASEADRPTDANGRVIEPQSDDRPDLDELREELNEQFESIKIVAPGEYELNLMELYDRPEYIISLREDGRYVIEVPDTWGPRDDDR
- a CDS encoding NADH:flavin oxidoreductase, with amino-acid sequence MTDSDTLFDPVTLNDLELDGRVGLAPMTRVSATDDGRATDEMARYYSKFADGGFSFLITEGTYTDDAYSQGYLNQPGLVTDEQVEAWRGVVDAVHDADAPIFAQLMHAGAQAQGNPHVDDGETIAPSDVQPEGEMAEAYGGSGEYYVPNRATKEQLDDAREGFVEAAKNARKAGFEGVEIHAANGYLLNEFLAADANRRDDEYGGDPAARARYPASVVEAVAEELPEGFVVGVRVSQTKVSDAEYEWAEGEDAAEAFFGAFSEAGADYLHVTDPDVTAPAFDDGGPTLAEHAVEYGDAPVVANGGLTDPEDAREAVEAGSDLVTLATGALANPDWPHRVRSGADVEDLDAFDPESFLAPSASIADHEVPSEASADD